Proteins encoded within one genomic window of Stigmatella aurantiaca:
- a CDS encoding N-acetylmuramoyl-L-alanine amidase-like domain-containing protein, with protein sequence MALAVSLTAALLLAQAPVAAPTPGGWAALSPEQRAALLALEAPTPLAERLLHVSGRFLGTPYLVSPLGEGMGVDPDPTFRVDAVDCLTFVEQSMALSLARDESEVASLLERIRYASTPVYEDRNHLMEAQWLPNNVRKGFVVDVTRRYGGEDTVRVQKVLTSLTWQSRSSQALTLPPERQPKGTFSLNMLPLDRILAHARQIPTGTILLVLREDLPLKATRITHLGFVVQKGRRTWLRHAARNRYGRVVDEDLESFLTRNAKYDKWRVTGVSLFEVHPPTDEGREPSASLRSP encoded by the coding sequence ATGGCCCTGGCGGTCTCGCTCACCGCGGCGCTGCTGCTCGCGCAGGCCCCCGTGGCGGCCCCCACCCCCGGTGGGTGGGCCGCGCTGTCCCCCGAGCAACGCGCCGCGTTGCTGGCCCTGGAAGCTCCCACGCCGCTCGCCGAGCGGCTGCTGCACGTGAGCGGGCGTTTCCTCGGCACGCCCTACCTGGTCTCTCCGCTGGGGGAGGGCATGGGGGTGGACCCGGATCCCACCTTCCGCGTGGATGCGGTGGACTGTCTGACGTTCGTCGAGCAGTCGATGGCGCTGAGCCTCGCCCGGGACGAGTCCGAGGTGGCCTCCCTGCTGGAGCGCATCCGGTACGCGAGCACGCCCGTGTACGAGGACCGCAACCACCTCATGGAGGCCCAGTGGCTGCCGAACAACGTGCGCAAGGGCTTCGTGGTGGACGTGACGCGGCGCTACGGCGGCGAGGACACCGTCCGGGTGCAGAAAGTCCTCACCTCGCTCACGTGGCAGTCGCGCTCCTCGCAGGCGCTGACGCTGCCCCCGGAGCGGCAGCCCAAGGGGACGTTCTCGCTGAACATGCTGCCCCTGGACCGCATCCTGGCGCACGCGCGGCAGATCCCCACGGGCACCATCCTGCTGGTGCTCCGGGAGGACCTGCCCCTCAAGGCCACGCGCATCACCCACCTGGGCTTCGTGGTGCAGAAAGGGCGGCGGACGTGGCTGCGCCATGCCGCCCGCAACCGCTATGGACGGGTGGTGGATGAGGACCTGGAGTCATTCCTGACGCGCAACGCCAAGTACGACAAATGGAGGGTGACGGGGGTGAGCCTCTTCGAGGTCCACCCGCCCACGGACGAGGGCCGTGAGCCCTCCGCCTCCCTCCGTTCGCCCTGA
- a CDS encoding DsbA family protein — protein sequence MPLICWKRVVPLIAAVAFTGLACTKNPEAAADKGPASARPAPAAPPAAPPAAPPAGGASALAGIPGMDFSALPPSAQAELATIFSDEFCYCGCPHTLGACLRQHTDCRHAKRMARLAARSVSAGVSAAEVIVGLSSYYGTFREARANLKVDARMCKGPENAPVTVAEFADFECPSCGHASPLLKEFAQKGGDKVRLCFLPFPLPSHPNALPAAQAALWARDQGKFWEMHDALFGQQQNLSPAALPALADKIGLSGAKLQEVLKVGTYLNEVETFRTQGRAANISGTPAVFFNGRPYPGALTLDPELLAHSLEDELEWRSNNNAWAAD from the coding sequence GTGCCCCTCATCTGTTGGAAGCGAGTCGTCCCCCTGATCGCCGCCGTGGCGTTCACCGGCCTGGCGTGCACCAAGAACCCCGAGGCCGCCGCCGACAAAGGCCCGGCCTCCGCCCGGCCTGCCCCGGCCGCGCCCCCTGCCGCCCCGCCCGCGGCGCCCCCTGCGGGGGGGGCCTCGGCGCTCGCGGGGATTCCCGGCATGGATTTCTCGGCGCTGCCCCCGTCCGCCCAGGCGGAGCTGGCCACCATCTTCAGCGACGAGTTCTGCTACTGCGGCTGCCCGCACACGCTGGGGGCCTGTCTGCGGCAGCACACGGACTGCCGGCACGCCAAGCGCATGGCCCGGCTGGCCGCCCGGAGCGTGTCCGCGGGCGTGTCCGCGGCCGAGGTCATCGTGGGGCTGTCCAGCTACTACGGCACCTTCCGCGAGGCCCGCGCGAACCTGAAGGTGGATGCGCGCATGTGCAAGGGCCCGGAGAACGCCCCGGTGACGGTGGCGGAGTTCGCCGACTTCGAGTGTCCTTCCTGCGGCCACGCCAGCCCCCTGCTCAAGGAGTTCGCCCAGAAGGGGGGGGACAAGGTGCGCCTGTGCTTCCTGCCGTTCCCGCTGCCCAGCCACCCCAACGCGCTGCCCGCGGCCCAGGCGGCCCTGTGGGCGCGCGACCAGGGCAAGTTCTGGGAGATGCACGATGCGCTCTTCGGCCAGCAGCAGAACCTCTCCCCCGCGGCGCTGCCCGCGCTGGCCGACAAGATTGGCCTGTCCGGCGCGAAGCTGCAGGAGGTGCTCAAGGTGGGCACCTACCTGAACGAGGTGGAGACCTTCCGCACCCAGGGCCGTGCCGCCAACATCTCGGGCACCCCGGCGGTCTTCTTCAACGGCCGCCCGTACCCGGGCGCGCTGACGCTCGATCCGGAGCTGCTCGCCCACAGCCTGGAGGACGAGCTGGAGTGGCGTTCCAACAACAACGCGTGGGCCGCGGACTGA
- a CDS encoding DUF4388 domain-containing protein: MTHRFRIDGSSQLVPEDRQGPSPLAGRAGVYVLMPTAPDLLLFSRTPAHGGSAPAPRVVLAGDASGFPLSDLIAFLSQARWSGILRVRTPGGERSITLREGEVRGASSDDPADRLGEVLIRLGYVKRPQLEEVLREQPPSKVGRALVEKGYLQAHDLFKCVTHQVSEIFHSLVLCREGSFFLIDHPLEDKSTHSIQLSTQSLLMDSIRKIDEMAHFRKRIPHGRLYVGKKRPSDGKLEEDEDRVLALLNGQRTLLELGHTAKLSEFDVTKVVFRLLEGGFALLSEKPLVASPELELSPPTPAWPIPAVRPEGVDHREVVRVFNRIFREIRDEVARQGMDGEFIASANAALSGQALSSSPVLAGLDLTAEGTFSEQRLIEAFERHRTSLGSEPLASFTQALSDVMFFLLFQAGDLLEARSDEDLARRVKELRSTLKIP, translated from the coding sequence ATGACGCACCGCTTTCGCATCGACGGGTCCTCCCAACTCGTCCCCGAGGACCGCCAGGGGCCGTCGCCGCTGGCGGGGCGCGCGGGAGTGTACGTGCTGATGCCCACGGCGCCGGACCTCCTGCTCTTCTCGCGCACCCCCGCGCACGGCGGCTCGGCGCCCGCGCCGCGCGTGGTGCTCGCGGGGGATGCCAGCGGCTTTCCCCTCTCGGACCTCATCGCCTTTCTGAGCCAGGCGCGCTGGAGCGGCATCCTCCGGGTGCGCACCCCCGGCGGCGAGCGCTCCATCACCCTGCGCGAGGGCGAGGTGCGCGGCGCCAGCTCCGATGACCCCGCGGACCGGCTGGGCGAGGTGCTCATCCGCCTGGGCTACGTGAAGCGCCCCCAGCTGGAGGAAGTGCTCCGGGAGCAGCCCCCCTCGAAGGTGGGCCGGGCGCTGGTGGAGAAGGGCTACCTGCAGGCGCACGATCTCTTCAAGTGCGTCACCCACCAGGTGAGCGAGATTTTTCACTCGCTCGTCCTGTGCCGGGAGGGCTCGTTCTTCCTCATCGACCACCCGCTGGAGGACAAGTCCACGCACAGCATCCAGCTGTCCACGCAGAGCCTGCTGATGGACAGCATCCGGAAGATCGACGAGATGGCGCACTTCCGGAAGCGCATCCCCCACGGGCGGCTCTACGTGGGCAAGAAGCGCCCCTCCGACGGCAAGCTGGAGGAGGACGAGGACCGGGTGCTGGCGCTGCTCAATGGCCAGCGCACGCTGCTGGAGCTGGGGCACACGGCCAAGCTCTCCGAGTTCGACGTCACCAAGGTGGTCTTCCGGCTGCTGGAGGGCGGCTTCGCGCTGCTCTCCGAGAAGCCCCTGGTGGCCTCGCCGGAGCTGGAGCTGTCGCCGCCCACCCCCGCCTGGCCCATCCCCGCGGTGCGCCCCGAAGGGGTGGACCACCGGGAAGTGGTCCGCGTCTTCAACCGCATCTTCCGGGAGATCCGCGACGAGGTGGCCCGGCAGGGCATGGACGGGGAGTTCATCGCCTCCGCCAACGCCGCGCTCTCCGGGCAGGCCCTGTCCTCCTCGCCCGTGCTCGCGGGGTTGGATTTGACGGCCGAGGGCACCTTCTCCGAGCAGCGGCTCATCGAGGCCTTCGAGCGCCACCGCACGAGCCTCGGCTCCGAGCCGCTCGCCTCCTTCACGCAGGCGCTCAGCGACGTGATGTTCTTCCTGCTCTTCCAGGCCGGCGACTTGCTGGAGGCCCGTTCGGACGAGGACCTCGCCCGGCGCGTGAAAGAGCTGCGCTCCACGCTCAAGATTCCGTGA
- a CDS encoding HPF/RaiA family ribosome-associated protein, which produces MKVLMRGVHLSLSDGLKSYVQEHLVDHIERFCDDEAAEIDIALVDINGPKGGVDKECRVTVRLPGLAAIHVTETTETLHQAIDAVRDRLETALKRTLGKRRDVSAKQGLPDDTEANVPTY; this is translated from the coding sequence ATGAAGGTGTTGATGCGAGGGGTCCACCTGTCCTTGTCGGACGGGCTGAAGTCATACGTGCAGGAGCATCTGGTCGACCACATCGAGCGGTTCTGTGATGACGAGGCAGCGGAGATCGACATCGCGCTCGTGGACATCAATGGCCCCAAGGGGGGCGTGGACAAGGAATGCCGGGTGACGGTGCGTCTGCCAGGATTGGCGGCCATCCACGTCACCGAGACCACGGAGACGCTGCACCAGGCCATTGATGCGGTGCGGGACCGTCTGGAGACGGCCCTCAAGCGCACCCTGGGCAAGCGGCGCGATGTGAGCGCCAAGCAAGGGCTGCCGGACGATACCGAGGCGAACGTCCCGACCTACTAA
- a CDS encoding OmpA family protein — protein sequence MTRLFPLALLLLLSACVSGSKIRADSEVIQADVERARRSGAQRCAPRELAVAEANLDFARGELSQGSSFRASEHIRLADTSIKKALVLSKDCAPKQVVVREKPDQPQQPAQPQPSQVVVRIEETDSDGDGVLDKDDPCPDQPEDRDGFEDMDGCPEPDNDKDTVLDAADKCPLIPGPADNAGCPEETPKDRDGDGIPDKQDKCPDQAEDRDGFQDEDGCPELDNDGDGIIDSADKCPNELGPLQNLGCPIVDKDGDGINDPQDKCPDEPEDKDGFQDEDGCPDLDNDADGVPDGQDKCPLEAGPAENGGCPDADKDRDGIVDRLDACPEEPGVPEEKGCAKKYKMVVVKKDRIEIKKQINFGTGSAKIIGAQSQAILKDVATVLKDMPVLKKVRIEGHTDSQGADASNLRLSQKRADAVMAQLIKLGVDPGRLEAVGYGETKPIASNATKAGRAENRRTEFNIVEQ from the coding sequence ATGACGCGTCTTTTCCCCCTCGCGCTGCTCCTTCTCCTCTCCGCCTGTGTCAGCGGCTCGAAGATCCGCGCGGACTCCGAAGTCATCCAGGCGGACGTCGAGCGCGCCCGCCGCAGCGGCGCCCAGCGCTGCGCCCCGCGGGAGCTGGCCGTGGCCGAGGCCAACCTGGACTTCGCCCGGGGCGAGCTGAGCCAGGGCAGCAGCTTCCGCGCCTCCGAGCACATCCGCCTGGCGGACACCTCCATCAAGAAGGCGCTGGTGCTCTCCAAGGACTGCGCGCCCAAGCAGGTGGTGGTGCGCGAGAAGCCCGATCAGCCCCAGCAGCCCGCCCAGCCCCAGCCCTCCCAGGTGGTGGTCCGCATCGAGGAGACGGACAGCGACGGGGACGGCGTGCTCGACAAGGACGACCCCTGCCCCGACCAGCCCGAGGACCGGGACGGCTTCGAGGACATGGACGGCTGCCCCGAGCCGGACAACGACAAGGACACCGTGCTGGACGCGGCGGACAAGTGCCCCCTCATCCCCGGACCTGCGGACAACGCGGGCTGCCCCGAGGAGACGCCCAAGGACCGCGACGGCGACGGCATCCCCGACAAGCAGGACAAGTGCCCGGACCAGGCCGAGGACCGCGACGGCTTCCAGGACGAGGACGGCTGCCCCGAGCTGGACAACGACGGCGACGGCATCATCGACAGCGCGGACAAGTGCCCCAACGAGCTGGGCCCGCTGCAGAACCTGGGCTGCCCCATCGTCGACAAGGACGGGGACGGCATCAATGATCCGCAGGACAAGTGCCCGGACGAGCCCGAGGACAAGGACGGCTTCCAGGACGAGGACGGGTGCCCGGACCTGGACAACGACGCGGACGGCGTGCCGGATGGCCAGGACAAGTGCCCGCTCGAGGCGGGACCGGCGGAGAACGGCGGCTGCCCGGACGCGGACAAGGACCGGGACGGGATCGTGGACCGGCTGGACGCGTGCCCCGAGGAGCCCGGCGTTCCCGAGGAGAAGGGCTGCGCCAAGAAGTACAAGATGGTGGTCGTCAAGAAGGACCGGATCGAGATCAAGAAGCAGATCAACTTCGGCACCGGCTCGGCGAAAATCATTGGCGCCCAGAGCCAGGCCATCCTCAAGGATGTGGCCACGGTGCTGAAGGACATGCCGGTCCTCAAGAAGGTGCGCATCGAGGGCCACACGGACTCGCAGGGTGCCGATGCGTCCAACCTGCGCCTGTCGCAGAAGCGGGCCGACGCGGTGATGGCGCAGCTCATCAAGCTGGGCGTCGATCCGGGCCGCCTGGAGGCCGTGGGCTACGGCGAGACGAAGCCCATCGCATCCAACGCGACGAAGGCGGGCCGCGCGGAGAACCGCCGGACCGAGTTCAACATCGTCGAGCAGTGA
- a CDS encoding asparaginase, whose amino-acid sequence MPKVLLLHTGGTLGMAGGQPSALRPSAFFRTLKQRAPELFRLADIELELFSNLDSSEMQPELWSRMAAHLHARMPAFDGVVVTHGTDTLAYTASALSFMLRDLPCPVVLTGSQRPLGEIRSDARLNLIDAVLSALHGPREVTICFDSHLYRGNRTRKVKVSEYDAFESPNFPVLGTLGVEATFEPGLRPRGAPRLFERLDPRVFLLKVFPGLDPALPLALLPHIRGLVLEAYGAGNFPIDKALGRSLLPLFTEARQQGIPVVVVSQAYRNGVNLTLYESGAAAREQGAISGGDMTPSAAVVKLMQTIVYHRTPQAIARAIQTPLAGELTPWQAPAAFPKIRKERVKTRTS is encoded by the coding sequence ATGCCCAAAGTCCTTCTGCTGCATACCGGGGGAACACTGGGGATGGCCGGCGGGCAGCCCTCGGCCTTGCGCCCCTCGGCCTTCTTCCGGACGTTGAAGCAGCGTGCCCCGGAGCTCTTCCGGCTCGCCGACATCGAGCTGGAGCTGTTCTCCAACCTGGACAGCTCGGAGATGCAGCCGGAGCTCTGGAGCCGCATGGCCGCGCACCTGCACGCGCGCATGCCCGCCTTCGATGGCGTGGTGGTGACCCACGGCACGGATACGCTTGCCTACACCGCCAGCGCCCTGTCCTTCATGCTGAGGGACTTGCCCTGCCCGGTGGTGCTCACCGGCTCCCAGCGCCCCCTGGGGGAGATCCGCAGCGATGCGCGCCTGAACCTCATCGACGCGGTGCTCTCGGCGCTCCACGGGCCGCGCGAGGTGACCATCTGCTTCGACTCCCACCTCTACCGGGGCAACCGCACCCGGAAGGTGAAGGTCTCCGAGTACGACGCCTTCGAGAGCCCCAACTTCCCGGTGCTGGGCACCCTGGGGGTGGAGGCCACCTTCGAGCCGGGCCTGCGCCCCCGCGGCGCCCCGCGCCTGTTCGAGCGGTTGGATCCGCGCGTCTTTCTGCTCAAGGTGTTCCCGGGGTTGGACCCGGCCCTGCCCCTGGCGCTGCTGCCCCACATCCGGGGGCTGGTGCTGGAGGCGTACGGGGCGGGCAACTTCCCCATCGACAAGGCGCTGGGCCGCTCCCTGCTGCCCCTGTTCACCGAGGCGCGCCAGCAGGGCATCCCCGTGGTGGTGGTCAGCCAGGCCTACCGCAACGGGGTGAACCTCACCCTGTACGAGTCGGGGGCCGCCGCCCGCGAGCAGGGGGCCATCAGCGGCGGGGACATGACGCCGTCGGCCGCGGTGGTGAAGCTGATGCAGACGATCGTTTACCACCGCACACCCCAGGCCATCGCCCGGGCCATCCAGACGCCGCTGGCGGGCGAGCTGACGCCGTGGCAGGCGCCCGCCGCTTTTCCCAAGATCCGGAAGGAACGGGTCAAAACTCGCACGTCTTGA
- the truD gene encoding tRNA pseudouridine(13) synthase TruD: MNLLPRLTADVPGCGGAFKLVPEDFEVEELPAYEPSGQGEHLYLWLEKRGRDTREVVRALSKALEVPEGDIGVAGMKDRHAVTRQLLSVPARAEAKLAGFALEGVRVLWTRRHGNKLRTGHLKGNRFQLRMRGVKDVDAAREAFSRLAARGVPNYFGEQRFGRQGDNADLGKALLLGQRLPRKPDRFERKLYLSAFQSRLFNRALAARLSAGTFDTALLGDVLRKEETGGLFVCEAPEVDAPRAAAFEVSPAGPMFGPDMTPAAHGVAEAEAALLVEEGVTLSDFARGRGETEGARRPYRVRLAQPVFSPEGEDLLLSFELSRGAYATEVLAELLKES, encoded by the coding sequence GTGAACTTACTTCCACGACTGACTGCCGATGTCCCCGGATGTGGCGGGGCCTTCAAGCTCGTTCCCGAGGACTTCGAGGTGGAGGAGCTGCCTGCCTACGAGCCCAGCGGGCAGGGCGAACACCTCTACCTCTGGCTGGAGAAGCGCGGCCGGGACACGCGCGAGGTGGTGCGCGCGCTCTCGAAGGCCCTGGAGGTGCCCGAGGGCGACATCGGCGTGGCCGGCATGAAGGACCGCCACGCCGTCACCCGCCAGCTCCTCTCCGTGCCCGCGCGGGCCGAGGCCAAGCTGGCTGGCTTCGCGCTGGAGGGCGTGCGGGTGCTCTGGACGCGCCGGCATGGCAACAAGCTCCGGACGGGGCACCTGAAGGGCAACCGCTTCCAGCTGCGCATGCGCGGGGTGAAGGACGTGGACGCGGCGCGCGAGGCCTTCTCCCGGCTGGCCGCGCGCGGGGTGCCCAACTACTTCGGCGAGCAGCGCTTCGGCCGCCAGGGGGACAACGCGGACCTGGGCAAGGCGCTGCTCCTGGGCCAGCGCCTGCCCCGGAAGCCGGACCGCTTCGAGCGCAAGCTGTACCTCTCCGCCTTCCAGTCCCGCCTCTTCAACCGCGCCCTCGCCGCGCGCCTGAGCGCCGGCACCTTCGACACGGCGCTCCTGGGCGATGTGCTCCGGAAGGAGGAGACCGGAGGCCTCTTCGTCTGCGAGGCGCCGGAGGTGGATGCGCCCCGCGCTGCCGCGTTCGAGGTGAGCCCCGCGGGCCCCATGTTCGGCCCGGACATGACGCCCGCCGCCCATGGCGTGGCGGAGGCCGAGGCCGCCCTCCTCGTGGAGGAGGGCGTGACGCTCTCGGACTTCGCCCGGGGACGGGGGGAGACGGAAGGGGCCCGGAGGCCCTACCGGGTGCGCCTGGCGCAGCCGGTGTTCTCTCCGGAGGGCGAGGACCTGCTGCTGTCCTTCGAGCTGTCCCGGGGCGCCTACGCCACCGAGGTGCTGGCCGAGCTGCTCAAGGAATCGTAG
- a CDS encoding response regulator: MDTERIKVLLVEDDGDSRELLAELLEEEFDVQTAGDGIAGLKAFEEEHADVVVTDESLPGMCGTVLAQHVKARAPHTRVILVSGYSQVEGAEHCDVVLRKPIDVQRLSAAVESLGEAARH; encoded by the coding sequence ATGGATACCGAGCGCATCAAGGTGTTGTTGGTCGAGGACGACGGGGACAGCCGGGAGTTGCTCGCGGAGCTCTTGGAGGAGGAGTTCGATGTCCAGACCGCGGGGGATGGAATCGCCGGGCTCAAGGCCTTCGAGGAAGAGCATGCCGATGTCGTCGTCACGGACGAGTCCCTGCCGGGCATGTGCGGCACGGTGCTCGCCCAGCACGTGAAGGCGAGAGCCCCGCACACACGCGTCATCCTCGTCTCGGGCTACTCCCAAGTGGAGGGTGCTGAACACTGCGATGTGGTGTTGCGTAAACCCATCGACGTGCAGCGGCTGTCGGCGGCGGTGGAGAGCCTGGGGGAGGCGGCCAGGCACTGA
- a CDS encoding DUF4398 domain-containing protein, which yields MKQLTVLVAVAGVLAGCGPVRTTANLLDADVQIQAARTAGAEKEAPYEWTLANLYLHKAREEVGHSDYQAGVDFAVKASKYANEAREKAMAAGSESSSGGSRLSP from the coding sequence ATGAAGCAGCTGACGGTACTGGTGGCAGTGGCGGGTGTCCTCGCCGGGTGCGGCCCGGTGCGCACCACCGCCAACCTCTTGGATGCCGACGTGCAGATCCAGGCGGCCCGCACCGCGGGGGCCGAGAAGGAAGCCCCGTACGAGTGGACCCTCGCCAACCTCTACCTGCACAAGGCCCGCGAGGAAGTGGGCCATTCGGACTATCAGGCGGGCGTGGACTTCGCCGTGAAGGCCTCCAAGTACGCCAACGAGGCCCGCGAGAAGGCCATGGCCGCGGGCTCCGAGTCCTCTTCCGGCGGTAGCCGCCTCTCTCCCTAG
- a CDS encoding HEAT repeat domain-containing protein — protein sequence MRTSLRFAGLALVLLAPLALALPPSAQKRLRNRAEVDSQLQQLVTGAPVPTTISRLQYLNEEEYAAQEIQLLMRKTVDERTRRNLTAVLAALGARGAEPFLARLAADGDSPVRMYAAQGLGKVRSRRVDVLTPLLQDKSLGVRKEAAKALGLSGNPKVGKTLVALARTETEPEVRAELLVAAGRSGDSKQAATLKEFLASDSESTRFAAARGLCHLGAPEGFAFAHKLLGAQDRFVRRQGLELFEGVPAPKARASLKPLLEDSDRSLAAGAARILHQGGEPKMLEWLVLASFNSDGQEKLAYEKELEALRLADDQRSAILRKAGVLK from the coding sequence GTGCGCACGTCCCTCCGCTTCGCTGGCCTGGCCCTGGTCCTGCTTGCCCCGCTCGCCCTGGCGCTGCCCCCGTCCGCCCAGAAGCGCCTGCGCAACCGGGCGGAAGTCGATTCCCAGCTCCAGCAGCTCGTCACGGGCGCACCGGTGCCCACCACCATCTCCCGCCTGCAATACCTCAACGAGGAGGAGTACGCGGCGCAGGAGATTCAGCTGCTGATGCGCAAGACGGTGGACGAGCGCACCCGGCGCAACCTCACCGCGGTGCTCGCGGCCCTGGGGGCCCGGGGGGCCGAGCCGTTCCTGGCCCGGCTCGCCGCGGATGGGGACAGCCCGGTGCGCATGTATGCCGCCCAGGGGCTGGGGAAGGTGCGCAGCCGCCGGGTGGATGTGCTGACGCCCCTGCTTCAGGACAAGAGCCTGGGGGTCCGCAAGGAGGCCGCCAAGGCCCTGGGGCTGTCCGGCAACCCCAAGGTGGGAAAGACTCTGGTGGCCCTGGCCCGCACGGAGACGGAGCCCGAGGTGCGCGCCGAGCTGCTGGTGGCCGCGGGCCGCTCCGGGGACAGCAAGCAGGCGGCCACCTTGAAGGAGTTTCTCGCCAGCGACTCGGAGAGCACCCGCTTCGCGGCCGCCCGGGGGCTGTGCCACCTGGGCGCGCCCGAGGGGTTCGCCTTCGCCCACAAGCTGCTCGGCGCGCAGGACCGGTTCGTGCGCCGCCAGGGGCTGGAGCTCTTCGAGGGGGTGCCCGCCCCGAAGGCCCGGGCCTCGCTCAAGCCCCTCCTGGAGGATTCCGACCGCTCCCTCGCGGCGGGCGCCGCCCGCATCCTCCACCAGGGGGGCGAGCCGAAGATGCTGGAATGGCTGGTGCTGGCCTCCTTCAACTCCGACGGCCAGGAGAAGCTGGCCTACGAGAAGGAGCTGGAGGCGCTCCGGCTCGCCGATGACCAGCGCAGCGCCATCCTGCGCAAGGCGGGTGTGCTGAAATGA
- a CDS encoding MXAN_5187 family protein, with translation MVRVKFLIFALLVLALGLVHLAVLSGPMGARAVEGAQAQAASSTAEVVRTLESRRAIARALALRLAASPELVSAVQQLVNSQEQDIRGFASVQSAAEALLPKDIPGVFFAISTPQDAWHARVGQPGNDKVAELDVKALLQAEAPAVVEAFGAPHAFASVPVLWNFVRIPGAEQLETQLAATLVVGVPLLPEGLLDSPAVSAGAAALGLVKEAQVVASGGQAKLVETAVTTLKASQPVVQRGGLQVLGPVKLPVLTTGKDYLGGQAPLVVGTRRELEGTPYEVIALVSTRPLLGTLADYQRNALMGLAGLLGLSLLWTVLMGSSQRQAAAPASGSRDTLGLAGAQASTSGRAPALGAEPVSAMNLGSSPQSLENTLHTPLAEASGLPGGSPDLPFGAAPPPENGYTAPAPEEAFPFPPAPEPQPLQAGAVVPFDPEQGLSPVLPSIEDPAFSTASPRAGAFSFEEIPTAAYTLQQAADPMAAAAATIDSPETTRVATIPRELLQASVRPPTREMPMPFADTYPTAPVPAPGPASVPWAVSPAAGAAVPLPGSSLPGASTFMGNVADAFSEEDYHFQEVFREFVLTRERCGEQADGLTYDKFVQKLRKNKEQLVQKYTCRTVRFQVYVKEGKAALKATPVKD, from the coding sequence ATGGTTCGCGTCAAGTTTCTGATTTTCGCACTCCTGGTGCTCGCGCTGGGTCTGGTTCACCTCGCCGTGCTGTCGGGCCCGATGGGTGCCCGCGCCGTCGAGGGGGCTCAGGCGCAAGCCGCTTCGAGCACCGCGGAGGTGGTCCGCACGTTGGAGAGCCGGCGCGCGATCGCCCGGGCCCTGGCCTTGCGGTTGGCGGCGAGCCCCGAGCTGGTCTCGGCCGTGCAGCAACTGGTGAACTCCCAGGAGCAGGACATCCGCGGCTTCGCCTCCGTGCAGTCGGCCGCCGAGGCCCTGCTGCCCAAGGACATCCCCGGCGTGTTCTTCGCGATCTCCACGCCGCAGGATGCCTGGCACGCGCGCGTGGGGCAGCCCGGCAACGACAAGGTCGCGGAGCTGGACGTGAAGGCGCTGCTCCAGGCCGAGGCCCCCGCCGTGGTGGAGGCGTTCGGCGCGCCCCATGCCTTTGCCTCCGTGCCGGTGCTGTGGAACTTCGTGCGCATCCCCGGGGCGGAGCAGCTGGAGACCCAGCTCGCCGCGACGCTGGTGGTGGGCGTGCCGCTGCTGCCCGAGGGGCTTCTCGACAGCCCGGCGGTCAGCGCCGGCGCCGCCGCGCTCGGGCTGGTGAAGGAGGCCCAGGTGGTGGCCAGCGGCGGACAGGCGAAGCTCGTCGAGACCGCGGTCACCACGCTCAAGGCCTCGCAGCCCGTCGTGCAGCGCGGGGGGCTCCAGGTGCTGGGGCCCGTGAAGCTGCCGGTGCTCACCACGGGCAAGGATTACCTGGGCGGCCAGGCGCCGCTGGTGGTGGGGACGCGCCGGGAGCTGGAGGGCACGCCCTACGAGGTGATCGCCCTGGTCAGCACCCGGCCCCTGCTGGGCACGCTGGCGGACTATCAGCGCAACGCCCTGATGGGCCTCGCGGGCCTGCTGGGGCTGAGCCTGCTGTGGACCGTGCTCATGGGCTCCTCCCAGCGGCAGGCCGCGGCGCCGGCTTCCGGCAGCCGGGACACGCTGGGCCTGGCCGGTGCGCAGGCCTCCACCTCCGGGAGGGCGCCCGCGCTGGGGGCCGAGCCGGTGTCCGCGATGAACCTCGGGTCCTCCCCGCAGAGCCTGGAGAACACCCTGCACACGCCGCTGGCCGAGGCGTCCGGGCTGCCCGGCGGCTCGCCGGACCTGCCGTTCGGTGCCGCCCCTCCCCCGGAGAACGGCTACACGGCCCCGGCCCCCGAGGAGGCGTTCCCCTTTCCGCCCGCGCCCGAGCCGCAGCCCCTGCAAGCCGGGGCCGTTGTCCCCTTTGATCCCGAGCAGGGCCTCTCGCCCGTGCTGCCGTCCATCGAGGACCCGGCGTTCTCCACCGCCTCGCCGCGCGCGGGCGCGTTCTCCTTCGAGGAGATCCCCACGGCGGCATACACGCTCCAGCAGGCCGCGGATCCGATGGCCGCCGCCGCGGCGACGATCGACAGCCCGGAGACGACCCGCGTGGCCACCATTCCGCGCGAGCTGCTCCAGGCCTCCGTCCGCCCGCCCACCCGCGAGATGCCGATGCCGTTCGCGGACACCTACCCCACGGCGCCCGTGCCCGCGCCCGGCCCCGCGTCGGTGCCCTGGGCCGTGTCCCCCGCCGCCGGGGCGGCCGTGCCCTTGCCGGGCTCGTCGCTGCCCGGGGCCTCGACGTTCATGGGCAACGTGGCCGATGCCTTCTCGGAGGAGGACTACCACTTCCAGGAAGTCTTCCGGGAATTCGTCCTCACCCGCGAGCGGTGCGGGGAGCAGGCCGACGGCCTCACCTACGACAAGTTCGTGCAGAAGCTCCGCAAGAACAAGGAGCAGCTCGTCCAGAAGTACACCTGCCGCACCGTGCGCTTCCAGGTGTACGTGAAGGAGGGCAAGGCGGCCCTCAAGGCCACCCCCGTCAAGGACTGA